In Neovison vison isolate M4711 chromosome 11, ASM_NN_V1, whole genome shotgun sequence, one genomic interval encodes:
- the PRR27 gene encoding proline-rich protein 27: protein MKLLLWACIFYVAFAKDYSGNHYPLNPSLNIPYPASDNNFPPPFHPSGNEIPNYHGNPDPNSGGPPLPWILSSPGALPYHRSSFPVTTWLSSSSPPTPPQKSPLFALPLSTLGGPFFPDSAPMPKPAEPYIATPLVAVPTTPPNPKLIAVEPGPLEPDDAEPVASEHQPATSLD from the coding sequence GATTACAGTGGCAATCATTACCCTCTTAACCCATCTCTGAATATTCCTTATCCCGCATCAGACAAtaattttcctcctccttttcatcCTTCAGGGAATGAAATCCCCAATTACCATGGGAATCCTGACCCAAATTCAGGGGGACCCCCATTACCCTGGATTCTCAGTTCTCCTGGAGCTCTCCCCTACCACAGGTCTAGTTTTCCTGTAACTACTTGGctgtcctcctcctctcctcctacTCCTCCTCAGAAATCTCCCCTCTTTGCCCTTCCCTTAAGTACACTTGGAGGACCTTTTTTCCCAGACAGTGCTCCCATGCCTAAGCCTGCTGAACCTTACATAGCCACACCTCTTGTAGCTGTACCTACTACACCTCCCAACCCAAAGCTTATCGCCGTTGAGCCTGGGCCCTTAGAGCCTGATGACGCCGAGCCTGTGGCTTCAGAACACCAGCCTGCTACTTCCCTGGATTAG